The stretch of DNA GTTAGGTTTGTATTCTTTTTGTCTCACTAGGCAGTTATCAAACTAAGAACAGGTTTACCTGCATTTCTGCTCTTGGATGTGATGTTATATAGTTGCATTTGCTTGAAGTGACTATATGAACCTTAGGTGTGCTCGTAGCTTGGAGCATTGGTAGGTCAAATGCTTAATGGCAGATAACGACAtttgggtttgttgcttatgGCTTGCAATAGGGGATAAGGAACTTGATTGTGGATACAGATGCTGAAACAGATTCCAACCTCATTGACATGGTGGAGCTCTCATCATACCATCAGAGAAGAAAATGCTTGGGCAGACTGGCTAAATGCTTCCATTGTTTATATAGACCTCGGGTCACTCGCCAAGAGTTCCAACAGGGATTAGCTGCCGTTTCTTCAGGAGATTCTTTATTAGGTCTAATTTCATACCTCAACATGAGTTCATAGAATCAGAAAAGAATTCCCTACAGTTTCATGTTAGTAGAACTTATTAACATTAGAACTAGTTAGGTTTATTTgctgttatatattttttcaagagagTTTAGTGACTGCCACATAATATAGCAAAAACTTCCTGGCTATGCCTACATATATGGATGCTGTGCATCTCTGTACCACCCCACTAGAACATACACTCTGGAAGTATGTAAGCAGATGCATCTATTCAAATTTGCACAGAAGTATTTACACCTTTTTTCAGCAAGAACTAGTAGGCTATTAAGCATCCCAAGCTCCAGCATATTCTTTTTCGTGTATTACATTACATGGGATTTATACGTTTTACATCTGCAAACCACCTCACTGTCGGGTGCCAACATTTTTCCCCTCAACTGTACAAGTACAAACTACCGATCTGACAAAGTCCTTACatttttgcaaaaagtaaaactagagttaatttttcttcttctgttcAAGTACAACAAAAGCTAATCAGAGCTGGATGATCTGCTCCATCTTCCTTTAAAATATTCCTCTAAAGAAAGACTGTTGCTCTGATCCACACTACTACTATATGATATGGTATCATCGTCAACATCAAGCAATGCGAGACTCAAATGTGACTCTGTGCTAGATTTTGGATAAACCTCATCGTCATTATTGTCCTGGTTTTCTGAATCCTTTATATTACCATTTCGGGAGTCAACCAAATCTTCATCATACTTATGCCCTTTCAGAAGCTTCAGAATCTGGAAAAGGAaggaatttaaaaattcaagcGGCTTTCATTCTAATATTGAAGAAAACTTCATTTAGAATATTGCTTAATAACATCTAAACGTCTAcaatattgaaaatttaataCCTGACTCATTTTAGGGCGAAGCCTAGCTGACCGTGTGATACAGAGGGTTGCTGCTAGAACCATTCTCTGCAACTGAACCTCATCATATTTTCCATCCAAATTTGGATCCAATATGCCTTTCACATTTCCACTCTCTATTATTGGCTTTGCCTGCACTAATTGTGTTAAAACTCATTCATTTACATAAATAATGCAAGCCGAAATTCTATTTATGGAGGAGGTTCTTACCCACATGACCAAGCTCTCTTGTCCTTTGGGAGTCTCAGGACCAATTGATTTTCTTCCTGATAACAACTCAAGAAGCACTACACCAAAGGCATACACATCAATCTTGTCACTTACTTTCCCATACATGAAATATTCAGGTGCAAGGTAACCAAATGTTCCAACCACATCGCCTTGAGTAACAAATGATGAATTTGTTGGTCCCCATATTGCAAGCCCAAAATCAGATAACTGTCACACGACAACAACAATTAGTCATATCACATATCTGGGACAGTtcgtttcttttaattttcatcccTATTTGTCTGGTGGAGTACCTGCGGCTCAAAATCATCGGAGAGAAGAATGTTTGAAGACTTGACATCTCTATGAATAACAGGCCGAGAACATTCATTATGTAGATAATTTAGAGCTTCAGCTGTCCCTACAGATATATTAAATCTCACTTCCCATGATAATACAGATTTATCCTTGTTTTTACCTGCACAGCATGTTTAACTCATATAAGTATGTTGTCTGATTATTTTTAGCAGGTGAAAATTACTGCATAAACCTCCTTTTAAACTTTACCATGTAGGTTTTCCTCTAAGCTTCCTTTAGACAGGAAGTCATAAACCGAGATTAAAGCATTATCTTCAATGCAGACCCCGAGCAAGGACATGATGTTTTTGTGCTTCAACGAGGAGATGATATCAacttcaagggaaaaatccttCCATGCTTCTTTGGTTGACTTCAGAATCTTTACTGCCACTGGCTTGCCGTCTGGAAGAACTCCCTTATATACATGGTTACAACCTCCTTTACCAATCATTCTTTCTGTCACAGAAGCGGATATTCATGGATTGCATAAGCCTGAAGGGAAAAGAGATTTGATGAGTAATTCAGGATAAAATGGTACTTACCTGAGGAGAATTGAGAAGTTGAAGTCTTCAGAACCTCACGACCGAAGCGTTTGCAACCTGATGAGTCTGTTTTGAGGAAATCCTCAAAGCCTCTTGGTAGCTCACGCAATGCAGATGCACCATTTTGAGTATTATCATCCAAAATCTCGCCAAGATCTCTTTCTGATGGGCATTCTTTAATGGTTGAACAATGAGGACTTAGCTGTGGGGAACGATCTGGTAAGCTCATTACCCATTGCACCACTGACATTTTTCTTCTAGGTAGGGCTTTTGGAATCGATGAACTAGTTCTAGGGAGTAATGGCCAACCAAGCCTCTGCTCTGAAGGGTCTCCTATGTATAAGGAAGTCGATATCAATGGAAGTTTGTTCCTTTCACGAACAAGGTTGAAAACTTCATTCTTTAAGCCTTCACCAATATGTCTTAAACCGTCTCTGGAGTCTTGAATTACTTCAGAAACAGATCTCTCAGACTCTGCCTCGGAGTCACCAAATTCAGATCGGCATTCTTTCGAAGCAGGAACTTCTCTTAGATTGAAGTTTGGTTTAGGAACCCCTTTGAGACCTGAAATAATCGAAAGCAACATTATCAAATGATATTTGTGAATGATCTACAACCTCTTTAACCAGGACACTGGATAGGATTGGCAAACCTGATAACTGATTATTGGCGAACCTTCTGAAGACAATTTTCCCATTGTGGATGGCCAAAACATCGGTCGTTGCAGGCAATCTCTTGGTGCAATATTTGGCCATGGAAGCCCAAGTCCTGAAAATGATATCTCTTCAGATTAATAAGAAAAGAATCGCACAATCTACAATAAATGC from Juglans microcarpa x Juglans regia isolate MS1-56 chromosome 3S, Jm3101_v1.0, whole genome shotgun sequence encodes:
- the LOC121257542 gene encoding probable serine/threonine-protein kinase PBL12: MTVEVEVNTNEKKNVLVGIRMDSQSRELLIWALVKVAKPGDCVVAVHVCRSPDQASENKNLLDDYLEVYEGLCTVKKVSLSGQIFVGSSMRKVLVREAKSHAAGAVVVGISKQIALGTWASMAKYCTKRLPATTDVLAIHNGKIVFRRFANNQLSGLKGVPKPNFNLREVPASKECRSEFGDSEAESERSVSEVIQDSRDGLRHIGEGLKNEVFNLVRERNKLPLISTSLYIGDPSEQRLGWPLLPRTSSSIPKALPRRKMSVVQWVMSLPDRSPQLSPHCSTIKECPSERDLGEILDDNTQNGASALRELPRGFEDFLKTDSSGCKRFGREVLKTSTSQFSSERMIGKGGCNHVYKGVLPDGKPVAVKILKSTKEAWKDFSLEVDIISSLKHKNIMSLLGVCIEDNALISVYDFLSKGSLEENLHGKNKDKSVLSWEVRFNISVGTAEALNYLHNECSRPVIHRDVKSSNILLSDDFEPQLSDFGLAIWGPTNSSFVTQGDVVGTFGYLAPEYFMYGKVSDKIDVYAFGVVLLELLSGRKSIGPETPKGQESLVMWAKPIIESGNVKGILDPNLDGKYDEVQLQRMVLAATLCITRSARLRPKMSQILKLLKGHKYDEDLVDSRNGNIKDSENQDNNDDEVYPKSSTESHLSLALLDVDDDTISYSSSVDQSNSLSLEEYFKGRWSRSSSSD